In Gossypium arboreum isolate Shixiya-1 chromosome 5, ASM2569848v2, whole genome shotgun sequence, a single genomic region encodes these proteins:
- the LOC128292697 gene encoding uncharacterized protein LOC128292697, which yields MVADALSRRVMFNLRAMFARLSLFDDGSLLAELQVKSGSTSNFGLNNDDILCFQGRICVPNDSDLRQSILREVKAEHQLPSGFLQPVKIPLWKWKRVTMDFINGQQKSYADLKRHEIEYAVGDLVFLKARFDFEEEPVQILDRDVKVLGKKSIPLVKVMCSIIALRRPCGNLSSRCVNSILIYLDQVLLLESLSFSLVELFLLQGFLNRLGKGGQT from the exons atggtggccgACGCTCTAAGTCGAAGAGTGATGTTTaatttgagggcgatgtttgctcgccttagtctgtttgatgatgggagtTTGTTAGCCGAGTTGCAG GTGAAGAGTGGTAGTACTTCTAATTTTGGGTTGAATAATGATGATATTCTGTGTTTTCAAGGCCGGATTTGTGTGCCAAACGATTCTGATCTAAGACAGTCTATTTTGagggag gttaaggctgagcatcagctACCTTCGGGTTTTCTACAACCAGTTAAGATTCCTTTGTGGAAATGGAAGCGAGTAACAATGGATTTCATTaatgg GCAGCAGAAgtcttatgcggatctgaagAGACATGAGATTGAGTATGCTGTGGGGGACTTAGTGTTTCTGAAG gctAGATTTGactttgaggaggagccagttcagattctGGATCGTGATGTTAAGGTTTTGGGGAAGAAGTCCATTCCGTTAGTGAAGGTTATGTGCAgcatcatagcactgaggaggccatGTGGGAACCTGAGTTCTCGATGCGTCAACAGTATCCTCATTTAtcttgatcag GTTCTCCTTCTTGAATCGCTGTCGTTTTCCTTGGTTGAATTGTTTCTATTGCAAGGGTTCTTGAATCGACTTG GTAAAGGTGGTCAAACATAG